The following are encoded together in the Argopecten irradians isolate NY chromosome 5, Ai_NY, whole genome shotgun sequence genome:
- the LOC138322679 gene encoding alpha-(1,3)-fucosyltransferase 10-like gives MLRRICRRNSHLLYLLLVFSAVMPFALWTAFQRRDEAEGSYSSVSVAAKNTQQRDILKQYVLQTKKFSMDAKISNWKNSKFRGENVVKSAPQHPLIVWWAPVSGMTDHGVACDDVKCDVSVKRGMKNNMNVRAFLFYGTEFEFSPLPLPRLPHHIWALEHDESPKNNEFIFSHEEVMSLFNFTSTFKRESSYPISTMALPSLEWLQSKEFFLTSGEKNNLQTTKGLAPVIFVHSDCHVPSGRDTYLKLLQKFIQVDVYGRCGSNKDLPSELQGMEKYQDKAFFSFIAQYKFAFAFENAVCEDYMTEKLWRPLHLGVVPIVFGSPKVKEFLPSDKSALVVEDFGSVEELAEKIKLLDDNDFMYDEYTGFKTDGITNKNLLRVVNDRDWSLSGRDRSKKFYNHFAGFECFICRNIHENMRRENENNSPVISVASKDHYGCPRPKSFNELGKYVLDNKGYDDVYSHSHHMALAFRHFYDSRNVTYTNKDVEKLAGLYYRKDKKRPP, from the exons ATGTTACGCAGGATTTGCAGAAG AAACAGCCATCTTCTTTATCTGCTCCTAGTCTTCTCGGCTGTTATGCCGTTCGCCTTATGGACAGCGTTTCAGAGGAGGGACGAAGCGGAAGGTTCGTATTCCTCTG TTTCAGTTGCAGCCAAAAACACTCAACAACGAGACATACTTAAGCAATATGTGCTACAGACGAAAAAGTTCTCGATGGACGCAAAGATATCAAATTGGAAGAATTCAAAATTCAGGGgcgaaaatgttgttaaaagTGCACCCCAACATCCCTTGATAGTATGGTGGGCCCCCGTTTCCGGTATGACGGATCATGGGGTTGCATGTGATGACGTAAAATGTGATGTGTCGGTCAAAAGAGGAATGAAAAACAATATGAACGTACGG GCGTTTCTGTTTTACGGTACAGAGTTTGAGTTCAGTCCTCTGCCTTTACCTCGCCTTCCACATCACATATGGGCACTCGAGCATGACGAATCACCGAAGAATAATGAGTTTATATTTTCACACGAGGAAGTCATGTCTCTCTTTAACTTCACGTCAACATTCAAG CGGGAGTCTTCCTACCCCATATCGACTATGGCTTTGCCAAGTCTAGAGTGGCTTCAGAGTAAGGAGTTCTTCTTGACCTCTGGCGAGAAAAACAACTTGCAGACCACAAAAGGCCTAGCGCCGGTTATATTTGTCCACAGCGACTGTCATGTACCATCTGGGCGAGATACATATTTAAAGTTACTTCAGAAGTTCATACAAGTGGACGTTTACGGGAGATGTGGCTCTAACAAGGATCTACCTTCAGA GTTACAGGGCATGGAGAAGTACCAGGATAAGGCCTTCTTTAGTTTTATAGCCCAGTACAAGTTTGCCTTCGCCTTTGAGAACGCCGTCTGTGAGGACTACATGACAGAGAAGTTGTGGCGACCTCTGCACCTAGGGGTCGTGCCCATCGTCTTCGGGTCACCAAAGGTCAAG GAGTTCCTCCCCAGCGATAAGTCTGCATTGGTAGTTGAAGACTTCGGAAGTGTTGAGGAACTGGCAGAAAAAATCAAACTTTTGGATGACAATGATTTTATGTACGACGAATACACAGGTTTCAAAACAGATGGAATAACTAATAAAAATCTACTGCGGGTTGTAAATGATCGAGACTGGTCTTTGAGCGGAAGAGATCGTTCCAAGAAGTTTTATAATCATTTCGCTGGATTCGAATGTTTTATATGTCGAAATATTCATGAGAACATGCGCCGTGAAAATGAGAATAATTCCCCTGTGATCTCAGTAGCAAGTAAGGACCACTACGGCTGTCCCCGACCCAAGAGTTTCAATGAACTAGGAAAGTATGTATTAGATAACAAAGGCTATGACGATGTTTACTCTCATTCACATCACATGGCGTTGGCATTTCGACACTTTTATGACTCGAGAAACGTTACTTATACAAACAAAGATGTTGAAAAGCTTGCTGGTTTGTATTATAGAAAAGACAAAAAGAGACCTCCGTGA